In a single window of the Aminomonas paucivorans DSM 12260 genome:
- the guaB gene encoding IMP dehydrogenase, whose protein sequence is MSWENRFAPYDGFTFDDVLLEPGFSEVLPSRVDVRSRLTPQIDLNIPICSAAMDTVTEGRLAIAMAREGGIGILHRNLPIERQAAEVDKVKRSESGVIVDPFFLHPEDQVQDAVNLMEHYHISGVPIVDERVRLVGIITNRDLRFVTDYQQPISAVMTRDNLITASLGTTLEDAKNILMHHKVEKLPIVDPEGKLKGLITIKDIQKAKEFPSAAKDEHGRLRVGAAIGVGQDAFARAEALVRGGVDVLVVDTAHGHSASVIETVRKLRGLYPDLPLIGGNIATGAAAEALIDAGADAVKVGIGPGSICTTRIVAGIGVPQVAAVLNVARVAHERGRMVVADGGIRYSGDIVKALAAGADVVMIGSLLAGTEESPGEVVISRGRSFKSYRGMGSLGAMREGCSKDRYFQEGTVEDKLVPEGIEGLVPHKGSLSSVLYQMVGGIRSGMGYVGAGTVQALQTESRFVRITAASVKESHPHDITITKEAPNYWVE, encoded by the coding sequence ATGTCTTGGGAGAATCGCTTTGCGCCCTATGACGGTTTTACGTTCGACGATGTGCTTCTTGAGCCCGGATTCAGCGAGGTGCTGCCTTCCCGGGTGGACGTGCGCAGTCGCCTGACCCCGCAGATCGACCTGAACATCCCCATCTGCAGCGCCGCCATGGACACGGTGACGGAGGGACGGCTGGCCATCGCCATGGCCCGCGAGGGGGGCATCGGAATCCTCCACCGAAACCTGCCCATCGAGCGCCAGGCGGCGGAGGTGGACAAGGTCAAACGATCCGAATCGGGGGTCATCGTGGATCCCTTCTTCCTACACCCGGAGGATCAAGTCCAGGACGCGGTCAACCTCATGGAGCACTACCACATCTCCGGAGTCCCCATCGTGGACGAACGGGTCCGTCTGGTGGGGATCATCACGAACCGGGACCTGCGGTTTGTCACGGATTACCAGCAGCCCATCTCCGCGGTGATGACCCGGGACAACCTCATCACCGCCTCCCTGGGCACCACGCTTGAGGACGCGAAGAACATCCTCATGCACCACAAGGTGGAAAAACTTCCCATCGTGGACCCGGAGGGCAAGCTGAAGGGTCTCATCACCATCAAGGACATCCAGAAGGCCAAGGAATTCCCCAGCGCCGCCAAGGACGAGCACGGGAGGCTGCGCGTGGGGGCCGCCATCGGGGTGGGACAGGACGCCTTCGCCCGCGCGGAAGCTCTGGTAAGGGGAGGCGTGGACGTGCTGGTGGTGGACACCGCCCACGGACATTCCGCGTCGGTCATCGAAACGGTCCGCAAGCTTCGGGGGCTCTACCCGGACCTGCCCCTCATCGGCGGCAACATCGCCACGGGGGCCGCCGCTGAAGCCCTCATCGACGCGGGAGCCGACGCGGTCAAGGTGGGCATCGGCCCCGGATCCATCTGCACCACCCGCATCGTGGCGGGCATCGGGGTTCCTCAGGTGGCGGCGGTCCTGAACGTGGCACGGGTGGCTCACGAGCGGGGGCGCATGGTGGTGGCGGACGGAGGCATCCGCTACTCCGGGGACATCGTGAAGGCCCTGGCCGCGGGGGCGGACGTGGTGATGATCGGCTCCCTCCTCGCAGGAACGGAGGAAAGCCCCGGAGAGGTGGTCATCTCCCGAGGTCGCTCCTTCAAGAGCTACCGGGGCATGGGCTCCCTGGGGGCCATGCGGGAAGGGTGCAGCAAGGACCGATACTTCCAGGAGGGAACGGTGGAGGACAAACTGGTTCCCGAGGGCATCGAAGGCCTGGTGCCCCACAAGGGGTCCCTGTCCTCGGTTCTCTACCAGATGGTGGGGGGGATTCGATCGGGCATGGGCTACGTGGGAGCCGGCACGGTGCAGGCCCTCCAGACGGAGAGCCGTTTCGTCCGCATCACCGCCGCCTCGGTGAAGGAAAGCCACCCGCACGACATCACCATCACCAAGGAGGCGCCGAATTACTGGGTCGAATAG
- the rimP gene encoding ribosome maturation factor RimP — translation MTSPLRPPLEAEFRKLVGGLGYQCLALEKVREGGRLVLRLTLDVEGGISLQDCETAAREVNAFLDEHDEAFSEPFFLEVSSPGPERPLVRLEDYRRFRGEWIRISWKNGKKRVLCIDDVGEDGVVTLRSREGEVLQLPWTEIRRPRLHPEV, via the coding sequence TTGACGAGTCCTCTTCGACCTCCCCTGGAGGCCGAATTCAGGAAGCTGGTGGGTGGATTGGGCTACCAGTGCCTTGCCCTGGAGAAGGTGCGCGAGGGGGGACGCCTGGTCCTCCGCCTGACGCTGGACGTCGAGGGGGGAATCTCCCTTCAGGACTGCGAGACCGCGGCGAGAGAGGTCAATGCCTTCCTGGACGAACACGACGAGGCCTTTTCGGAACCCTTCTTCCTTGAGGTCAGCTCCCCCGGTCCGGAGCGCCCCCTGGTCCGCCTGGAGGATTACCGCCGCTTCCGGGGCGAGTGGATCCGCATCTCCTGGAAGAACGGAAAGAAACGGGTCCTGTGCATCGACGACGTGGGGGAGGACGGGGTGGTCACCCTCCGTTCCCGGGAAGGGGAGGTTCTCCAGCTCCCTTGGACGGAAATCCGTCGCCCGCGCCTGCATCCGGAGGTCTAG
- the nusA gene encoding transcription termination factor NusA: MQLGRDFVRALRQIESEKGLSEEIIASSLEAALVSAYKKFKGGNQTVEVFLDFENGEISLCEVRQVVGEIENPDQEVTLDEAHAMGFADVESGDVIRIEVFPENFGRIAAQTARQVIIQRLKDAERQVIFEEFADRIGDLVTGSIFKTEGDQILVRVNERTEAILPREERIVGEAYHPGDRLKFFLLDVRQTTRGPRIVVSRTHPGLLRRLLELEIPEIQEGTIEIRNIVREAGARAKVAVASLDTNVDPVGACVGSRGTRIKSISGELGGERIDVIVWSSDPLAYVRNALSPAKIAKIEPILEQEKALRVFVRPDQLSLSIGKAGQNVRLAARLTGWKIDIKVLEPERLPTLKDLFEDIITDTGDSLWEDPKKD; encoded by the coding sequence ATGCAGCTCGGAAGGGATTTTGTCCGCGCGCTGCGCCAGATCGAAAGCGAAAAGGGACTCTCCGAGGAGATCATCGCCTCCAGTCTCGAAGCGGCCCTGGTATCCGCCTACAAGAAGTTCAAGGGTGGCAACCAGACCGTGGAGGTGTTCCTGGACTTTGAAAACGGTGAGATCTCCCTCTGCGAGGTTCGCCAGGTGGTGGGGGAAATCGAGAACCCCGATCAGGAAGTGACCCTCGACGAGGCTCACGCCATGGGCTTTGCGGATGTGGAGTCGGGCGACGTGATCCGCATCGAGGTCTTCCCGGAGAACTTCGGGCGCATCGCCGCCCAGACGGCTCGCCAGGTGATCATCCAGCGTCTGAAGGACGCGGAGCGGCAGGTGATCTTCGAGGAATTCGCCGACCGGATCGGCGACCTGGTCACCGGATCGATCTTCAAGACCGAAGGGGACCAGATCCTGGTCCGGGTCAACGAGCGAACCGAAGCGATCTTGCCCCGGGAGGAACGGATCGTGGGGGAGGCGTACCACCCCGGCGACCGCCTCAAGTTCTTCCTCCTGGACGTGCGCCAGACCACCCGAGGTCCCCGCATCGTGGTCTCCCGGACCCATCCGGGACTCCTTCGTCGCCTTCTGGAGCTGGAAATCCCGGAAATCCAGGAAGGGACCATCGAGATCCGGAACATCGTGCGGGAGGCGGGTGCCCGAGCCAAGGTGGCGGTAGCCTCCCTGGATACCAACGTGGATCCCGTGGGGGCCTGCGTGGGAAGCCGGGGAACCCGCATCAAATCCATCAGCGGGGAACTGGGAGGGGAACGCATCGACGTCATCGTCTGGAGCAGCGACCCCCTGGCCTACGTGCGCAACGCCCTCTCCCCGGCGAAGATCGCCAAGATCGAACCCATTCTGGAGCAGGAGAAGGCACTGAGGGTCTTCGTGCGCCCGGATCAGCTCTCCCTGTCCATCGGGAAGGCGGGGCAGAACGTCCGGTTGGCGGCCCGCCTGACCGGCTGGAAGATCGACATCAAGGTCCTGGAGCCGGAGCGCCTGCCGACGCTCAAGGACCTCTTTGAAGATATAATCACGGATACCGGAGACTCCCTATGGGAGGACCCGAAAAAGGACTGA
- the rnpM gene encoding RNase P modulator RnpM → MGGPEKGLTRRKRPRTCVGCGAESPKRGLLRVVRGPDGKVAYDPTGKAPGRGAYICPDAECLRRAKKRNALARTLKVPVPESVYEELKPFCPEKTEDDP, encoded by the coding sequence ATGGGAGGACCCGAAAAAGGACTGACCCGGCGAAAGCGTCCCCGTACCTGCGTGGGTTGCGGGGCCGAATCGCCGAAGAGGGGGCTGCTTCGGGTGGTGCGTGGTCCGGATGGCAAGGTGGCCTACGACCCCACGGGCAAAGCTCCCGGCAGAGGAGCCTACATCTGTCCCGACGCGGAGTGCCTGCGCCGGGCGAAGAAACGGAACGCCCTTGCACGAACCCTGAAGGTGCCTGTCCCCGAATCGGTGTACGAAGAACTGAAGCCCTTCTGCCCCGAGAAGACGGAGGATGACCCCTGA
- the infB gene encoding translation initiation factor IF-2: MSKIRVYELAKMLDKTNNELVDLLKELGVEVKTHMSSIEADVAQLVEDAVRGTKSPAATPAAGAPKPSEVPVVPLPEGASVGDVAKLLGQAPGAVVKVLVEKGLMTPASAPADEKVQEILGAHFGVTFHRGPVAASAEAPRPQEGEAPAKEETPRPVSPVKKPQGTSEASRAGRVPRPPIVTVMGHVDHGKTTLLDFIRKTRVTEKEAGGITQHIGASVVDYNGNPIVFLDTPGHEAFTAMRARGAQATDIAILVVAADDGVMPQTLEALNHAKAAGVPIIVAVNKVDKPDARPDRVRQQLSDYGLAPEEWGGDTVMVDVAAKSGIGVDQLLEMVLLVAEMGELKADPGDEPQGTVIEANLDKGKGPVATVIVQEGTLRRGHVIRTASTWGKIRAMLDANGRFIDAAGPSTPVEILGLEGVPQPGEVFYKAEGEREARDYQSLQVQEKREQEARKSSRLTLEQLYEKMQQGDTPQLSLVLKCDVQGSVEAFRSSLQKMATEDVGISIVHEGVGRISESDVMLASASNAVIIGFNVRPDANAKKIAESEGVQIRLYRVIYDVLDDVKAALEGLLAPTIREKILGQAEIRAVFKVPKIGKIAGCYVLEGLLRRNAKVRLIRDGVVFWEGALTSLKRFKDDAREVAAGYECGLSFANFQDFREGDVIEDYELVKEKKHLD; this comes from the coding sequence ATGAGCAAAATCAGGGTGTATGAACTGGCCAAAATGCTGGACAAGACCAACAACGAACTGGTGGACCTCCTGAAGGAGCTGGGAGTGGAGGTCAAGACCCACATGAGTTCCATCGAAGCGGACGTGGCGCAGCTGGTGGAGGATGCCGTCAGGGGGACGAAATCCCCTGCGGCAACCCCCGCCGCGGGGGCACCCAAGCCTTCGGAGGTCCCCGTGGTTCCCCTGCCCGAAGGTGCCTCCGTGGGGGATGTGGCCAAGCTTCTGGGGCAGGCTCCCGGAGCGGTGGTGAAGGTTCTGGTGGAAAAGGGCCTGATGACCCCCGCAAGCGCTCCTGCGGATGAGAAAGTCCAGGAAATCCTCGGGGCCCACTTCGGGGTGACCTTCCACCGGGGGCCCGTGGCGGCCTCGGCGGAAGCCCCTCGTCCCCAGGAAGGGGAGGCTCCTGCGAAGGAAGAAACCCCTCGTCCCGTCTCCCCCGTCAAGAAGCCTCAAGGCACGAGCGAAGCTTCCCGGGCCGGTCGTGTGCCCCGCCCCCCCATCGTCACCGTGATGGGGCACGTGGACCACGGGAAGACCACCCTCCTGGACTTCATCCGCAAGACCCGGGTGACGGAGAAGGAAGCGGGGGGCATCACGCAGCACATCGGCGCCTCGGTGGTGGACTACAACGGGAACCCCATCGTCTTCCTGGACACGCCGGGACACGAGGCGTTCACGGCCATGCGGGCCCGGGGAGCCCAGGCCACGGACATCGCCATCCTGGTGGTGGCGGCGGACGACGGCGTCATGCCCCAGACCCTGGAGGCTTTGAACCATGCCAAGGCAGCTGGGGTCCCCATCATCGTGGCAGTCAACAAGGTGGACAAACCCGACGCCAGGCCGGATCGCGTCCGGCAGCAGCTCTCCGACTACGGACTCGCGCCGGAGGAGTGGGGTGGCGATACGGTGATGGTGGACGTGGCAGCCAAGTCCGGCATCGGGGTGGACCAGCTTCTGGAGATGGTCCTCCTGGTGGCGGAGATGGGGGAGCTGAAGGCGGACCCCGGGGACGAACCCCAGGGAACGGTCATCGAGGCCAATCTGGACAAGGGCAAAGGTCCCGTGGCCACGGTGATCGTCCAGGAAGGCACCCTTAGGAGGGGACACGTGATCCGCACCGCCTCCACCTGGGGAAAAATCCGCGCCATGCTGGACGCCAACGGTCGCTTCATCGACGCCGCCGGCCCCAGCACCCCCGTGGAGATCCTGGGCCTAGAAGGGGTTCCCCAGCCGGGCGAGGTGTTCTACAAGGCGGAGGGAGAGCGGGAAGCCCGGGACTATCAGTCCCTCCAGGTGCAGGAGAAACGGGAACAGGAGGCTCGCAAGAGCAGTCGCCTCACCCTGGAGCAGCTCTACGAGAAGATGCAGCAGGGGGATACCCCTCAGCTGAGCCTGGTGCTCAAGTGCGACGTGCAGGGTTCCGTGGAGGCCTTTCGCTCCTCCCTGCAGAAGATGGCCACGGAAGACGTGGGGATCAGCATCGTCCACGAAGGGGTGGGACGCATCTCCGAATCCGACGTGATGCTCGCCTCCGCATCCAACGCCGTCATCATCGGATTCAACGTCCGCCCTGACGCGAACGCAAAGAAGATCGCAGAGAGCGAAGGGGTTCAGATCCGCCTGTACCGGGTGATCTACGACGTGTTGGACGACGTGAAAGCGGCCCTGGAAGGGCTCCTGGCCCCCACGATCCGGGAAAAGATCCTGGGTCAGGCGGAAATCCGCGCGGTCTTCAAGGTACCCAAGATCGGCAAGATCGCCGGTTGCTACGTCCTGGAGGGGTTGCTCCGCCGCAACGCCAAGGTCCGCCTCATTCGGGACGGCGTGGTGTTCTGGGAAGGCGCCCTCACCAGCCTGAAGCGCTTCAAGGACGACGCCCGGGAAGTGGCGGCGGGGTACGAATGCGGACTGAGCTTCGCCAACTTCCAGGACTTCCGGGAAGGCGACGTCATCGAAGACTACGAGCTGGTGAAAGAAAAGAAGCACCTCGACTGA
- a CDS encoding DUF503 domain-containing protein → MGLCRVDLFIPGASSLKDRRSVVRSLLEQCRRRFNLSAAELGPDGSHQEASLAFSLVASCSSEAQGRMAALESFLLRSEEVGPFEILHREQEVWCDDDFSPGTAES, encoded by the coding sequence ATGGGGCTCTGCCGGGTGGACCTGTTCATCCCCGGAGCCTCCAGTCTCAAGGACCGGCGTTCCGTGGTCCGATCCCTTTTGGAACAGTGTCGCCGCCGCTTCAACCTTTCCGCGGCGGAACTCGGCCCGGATGGAAGCCACCAAGAAGCCTCCCTCGCCTTCTCCCTTGTCGCCTCCTGCTCCTCGGAGGCACAGGGGAGAATGGCAGCCCTGGAATCGTTCCTTTTACGGAGCGAAGAGGTGGGGCCTTTCGAAATCCTCCACCGGGAACAAGAGGTTTGGTGTGATGACGACTTTTCGCCTGGAACGGCTGAATCGTGA
- the rbfA gene encoding 30S ribosome-binding factor RbfA codes for MTTFRLERLNREFLREISLLLQSRIKNAQVHAAVLTQVDCSKDLSHAKVFFTTLDPAEKEPTLKALQDVAGLLRSCLGKQMRLRKIPELHFYYDMTEERARSVEALLDSLRSKEAPTPPGKTEAS; via the coding sequence ATGACGACTTTTCGCCTGGAACGGCTGAATCGTGAATTTCTTCGGGAGATCTCCCTTCTCCTCCAGTCTCGGATCAAGAACGCCCAGGTCCACGCGGCGGTGCTTACCCAGGTGGATTGCTCCAAGGACCTGAGCCACGCCAAGGTCTTCTTCACCACCTTGGATCCTGCGGAGAAGGAGCCCACACTCAAGGCCCTTCAGGACGTGGCGGGCCTCCTTCGGAGCTGTCTGGGCAAGCAGATGCGCCTGCGCAAGATCCCGGAGCTGCATTTTTACTACGATATGACGGAGGAAAGAGCCCGGTCCGTGGAGGCTCTTCTGGATTCCCTCCGCTCCAAGGAGGCTCCGACCCCTCCGGGAAAGACCGAGGCTTCGTGA
- a CDS encoding DHH family phosphoesterase, with product MTPRAQVREHLQSFPRWILISHEKPDGDTLGCASALYALARQQGIEVRWWGKDPLPSLYAFLPGSKRYETVQDASAARSALGDDPWLWVFLDTSRQDRSLPGLPVPAQGDLFLNLDHHGDNDAFGDVNWIDPQAAAVGEMVTDLLLDGPWDWGQDVATGLYVALSTDTGSFRYESTTGATHRAAAALLDRGVDLSTVEDGLHRRFQPGTLHLWGAVLSRSRFGKDGSVVVSWVEEEDYRIHHSDPSETENLVNLLLSLRTAVIAALVTPHETGSRVSLRTRPPVDARALASRFGGGGHPRAAGFRMAETPSQATARLLEEFSRHDVFGHPATR from the coding sequence GTGACCCCCCGCGCCCAGGTACGGGAACACCTCCAGTCCTTTCCCCGGTGGATCCTGATTTCCCACGAGAAACCCGACGGGGACACCTTGGGTTGCGCCTCCGCCCTCTACGCCCTCGCCCGGCAGCAGGGAATCGAGGTGCGCTGGTGGGGCAAGGACCCCCTGCCCTCCCTGTACGCCTTTCTTCCCGGCTCAAAGCGGTACGAGACCGTACAGGACGCCTCCGCCGCCCGCTCCGCGTTGGGGGACGATCCCTGGCTCTGGGTCTTCCTGGACACCAGCAGACAGGATCGTTCCCTGCCCGGCCTTCCCGTCCCTGCCCAGGGAGACCTGTTCCTGAACCTGGACCACCATGGGGACAACGATGCCTTCGGGGACGTGAACTGGATCGATCCTCAAGCCGCAGCAGTGGGGGAGATGGTGACGGATCTCCTCCTGGACGGGCCTTGGGATTGGGGACAGGACGTGGCCACGGGGCTTTACGTGGCCCTATCCACGGACACGGGATCCTTCCGCTACGAATCCACCACCGGGGCGACCCATCGCGCCGCCGCCGCCCTCCTGGACCGAGGGGTGGATCTCTCCACCGTGGAGGATGGCCTCCATCGGCGTTTCCAACCGGGAACGCTCCACCTCTGGGGGGCGGTCTTAAGCCGTTCCCGCTTCGGCAAAGACGGCTCGGTGGTGGTTTCCTGGGTGGAGGAGGAGGACTACCGGATCCATCACAGCGACCCCTCGGAGACGGAGAACCTGGTGAACCTGCTCCTTTCCCTGCGAACCGCCGTCATCGCCGCCCTGGTGACGCCCCACGAGACGGGTTCTCGCGTCAGCCTCCGCACCCGCCCTCCCGTGGATGCCCGCGCCCTGGCCTCCCGCTTCGGAGGAGGCGGCCATCCACGAGCCGCCGGATTCCGCATGGCAGAGACGCCCTCTCAAGCCACAGCTCGTCTTCTGGAGGAGTTTTCCCGACATGACGTCTTCGGGCATCCTGCTACTCGATAA